A stretch of Ascochyta rabiei chromosome 6, complete sequence DNA encodes these proteins:
- a CDS encoding Glycylpeptide N-tetradecanoyltransferase: MPQEASKISDPDTTAAAAEEVIAETSEQQEAHASEDESGDEATETVEGGEGATEKKKKSRKRKIKDAITGKGKAPEATDLNAPASGQLGKDQMSMLLDANPALKNQLLSKANNKAELEQMIKKLNISEMLTGLAPQGATKDMADHAFWKTQPVPSFDEMSAKERIPDGPIKEIDIEKVDRNPSPMYPGFEWVTMDLEDTKQLDEVYDLLTNHYVEDKDATFRFKYSPSFLNWALKAPGWKKEWHVGVRATASGKLVAFISGIPIQLRIREKVLKCSEVNFLCVHKKLRSKRLAPVLIKEITRRCYVEGTFQAVYTVGSLLPTPVSTCRYFHRALDWEKLYDVGFSPLPHGSTKLRQINRYKLPDTTSTPGLRQMESKDVDAALDLLKRYLERMDMAQVFDKTEFEHWICPKEKPKEQVVWSYVVEDPNTHKITDYFSFYNLESTVIGNKKHNTIKAAYLFYYASEVAFAKDEDKLKTRLNSLMKDALILAKKADFDVFNALTLLDNPLFLEEQRFGAGDGSLHYYLYNYRAAPITGGIDSRNQSSIKHMGGIGLTML, from the exons ATGCCTCAGGAAGCTTCAAAGATCTCCGATCCCGACACGACCGCCGCAGCAGCCGAAGAGGTCATTGCCGAGACCAGCGAACAGCAAGAAGCCCATGCATCTGAAGATGAGAGCGGTGACGAAGCTACAGAAACAGTAGAGGGTGGAGAGGGTGCAacagagaagaagaaaaagagcaGGAAGCGCAAGATCAAGGATGCGATCACTGGCAAGGGAAAGGCGCCTGAAGCTACGGATTTGAATGCGCCGGCAAGTGGACAGCTGGGCAAGGACCAGATGAGCATGCTGCTGGACGCCAACCCTGCGCTGAAGAACCAGCTCCTGTCCAAAGCAAACAACAAGGCAGAGCTGGAACAGATGATCAAGAAGCTCAACATCAGCGAGATGTTGACTGGACTAGCGCCTCAGGGCGCAACAAAGGACATGGCAGACCATGCTTTCTGGAAGACACAGCCCGTACCCAGCTTCGACGAGATGTCAGCAAAGGAGCGCATACCCGATGGTCCAATCAAGGAGATCGACATTGAGAAAGTGGACAGAAATCCAAGCCCAATGTACCCGGGCTTCGAGTGGGTTACCATGGACCTTGAGGATACGAAGCAACTGGACGAGGTGTACGATCTGCTCACAAACCACTACGTCGAGGATAAGGATGCCACATTCCGCTTCAAATACTCGCCATCCTTCCTGAACTG GGCTCTGAAGGCGCCCGGCTGGAAGAAGGAGTGGCATGTTGGTGTTCGCGCAACTGCTTCGGGCAAGCTAGTCGCGTTCATCTCAGGCATTCCGATTCAGCTGCGTATACGTGAGAAGGTACTCAAGTGCTCAGAGGTTAACTTCCTCTGCGTCCACAAGAAGCTCCGTTCGAAGCGACTAGCTCCAGTTCTGATCAAGGAAATCACTCGTCGTTGTTACGTCGAGGGTACCTTCCAGGCAGTGTACACTGTCGGATCACTTTTGCCCACACCTGTCTCGACGTGCCGCTACTTCCACCGTGCTCTTGATTGGGAGAAGCTATACGACGTCGGCTTCTCGCCTCTACCGCACGGCAGCACGAAACTGCGCCAGATCAACCGCTATAAACTACCAGATACCACATCAACACCAGGACTGCGACAGATGGAGTCCAAAGATGTGGATGCCGCACTCGACCTCCTCAAGCGCTACCTTGAACGTATGGACATGGCTCAGGTATTCGATAAGACCGAATTCGAACACTGGATCTGCCCGAAAGAGAAGCCAAAAGAGCAGGTCGTATGGAGTTACGTTGTCGAAGACCCTAACACGCACAAGATCACGGattacttctctttctacaACCTAGAGAGCACCGTTATCGGGAACAAGAAGCATAACACTATCAAGGCCGCTTATCTCTTCTATTACGCGTCTGAAGTTGCATTTGCGAAGGACGAAGACAAGCTGAAGACGAGGCTCAATTCGCTAATGAAGGATGCTCTGATCCTTGCGAAGAAG GCCGACTTCGATGTCTTCAACGCACTGACCCTCCTTGACAACCCGCTCTTCCTCGAAGAACAGCGCTTTGGTGCAGGTGATGGCTCGCTCCACTACTACTTGTACAACTACCGCGCTGCGCCTATCACAGGTGGTATCGACAGCAGGAATCAATCGAGCATCAAGCATATGGGTGGTATCGGCTTGACCATGTTGTAG
- a CDS encoding subunit of TIM23 translocase complex, variant 2, producing the protein MPVPVGAMPGGGAHGPSTLDKLKMGGMMGGSVGLIIGFIFGTFTRQCPSTSFMLITLGFTNIVRFGPGPNGMLRTLGQYMMGSAATFGFFMAIGTTIRTDSSPIVTQAFGSINSRPTILSRQYQNMRAARAENN; encoded by the exons ATGCCAGTCCCTGTTGGAGCTATGCCTGGAGGTGGCGCACATGGCCCCTCCACGCTCGACAAGC TGAAGATGGGTGGCATGATGGGTGGAT CTGTCGGTCTCATCATTGGCTTCATCTTCGGTACCTTCACCCGCCAATGTCCATCGACGTCATTCATGCTCATCACACTAGGCTTCACAAACATTGTCCGATTCGGTCCCGGGCCAAATGGCATGCTGCGAACACTCGGGCAATACATGATGGGATCTGCCGCGACATTTGG CTTCTTCATGGCCATCGGCACAACCATCCGCACAGACAGCTCCCCAATCGTTACGCAAGCCTTCGGCAGCATCAACAGCCGCCCTACCATCCTGTCTCGACAGTACCAGAACATGAGGGCCGCTCGCGCAGAGAATAACTAG
- a CDS encoding subunit of TIM23 translocase complex, protein MPVPVGAMPGGGAHGPSTLDKLKMGGMMGGSVGLIIGFIFGFTNIVRFGPGPNGMLRTLGQYMMGSAATFGFFMAIGTTIRTDSSPIVTQAFGSINSRPTILSRQYQNMRAARAENN, encoded by the exons ATGCCAGTCCCTGTTGGAGCTATGCCTGGAGGTGGCGCACATGGCCCCTCCACGCTCGACAAGC TGAAGATGGGTGGCATGATGGGTGGAT CTGTCGGTCTCATCATTGGCTTCATCTTCG GCTTCACAAACATTGTCCGATTCGGTCCCGGGCCAAATGGCATGCTGCGAACACTCGGGCAATACATGATGGGATCTGCCGCGACATTTGG CTTCTTCATGGCCATCGGCACAACCATCCGCACAGACAGCTCCCCAATCGTTACGCAAGCCTTCGGCAGCATCAACAGCCGCCCTACCATCCTGTCTCGACAGTACCAGAACATGAGGGCCGCTCGCGCAGAGAATAACTAG
- a CDS encoding Ribonuclease P produces the protein MAGQKRTRSGEPKPHSNPKEAPTISTPPCGQAQPHSSKTTTTENPVPRDVPEKKPRTKATSKNTYVPHIHGPLKRPRLPDNATISKRPLLHPAIPTPFSSAANPKVLYITASSPFIPTCKRVRSLLVQISKREAQSAASASRSRGGAGKPRNGGLEANGRLEAKDVEASIAGAAKDKGRGHNAGGEEVFLKATGRAIPRALELGVKFQGEGDCRVRVELGSVKAIDDVEVNEGAEVDQKGTAGGEGEEEEEEEEEVPETRIRTLSTVTVCIGLK, from the coding sequence ATGGCCGGCCAGAAGAGAACCAGAAGCGGCGAACCCAAACCTCACAGCAACCCCAAAGAAGCACCCACAATCTCCACCCCGCCGTGTGGGCAAGCGCAACCACACTCCAGCAAAACCACCACGACAGAGAACCCAGTCCCCCGGGACGTGCCTGAGAAGAAGCCCCGCACAAAAGCAACCAGCAAGAACACGTACGTCCCACACATCCACGGCCCCCTCAAACGCCCCCGCCTACCAGACAACGCAACAATCTCCAAACGCCCGCTCCTGCACCCAGCGATACCGACGCCCTTCTCGTCCGCCGCGAACCCAAAAGTACTGTACATCACCGCCTCATCCCCCTTCATACCGACGTGCAAGCGCGTGCGCTCTCTACTGGTGCAGATCAGCAAGCGCGAAGCCCAGTCCGCGGCTTCTGCATCGCGGAGTCGAGGCGGAGCAGGGAAACCCCGAAACGGCGGCCTGGAAGCGAACGGACGGCTTGAGGCCAAAGATGTCGAGGCGTCGATAGCGGGTGCTGCCAAGGACAAGGGTCGGGGGCACAACGCGGGAGGAGAGGAAGTCTTCCTGAAGGCTACTGGCCGCGCGATACCACGGGCGTTGGAGCTGGGCGTCAAGTTTCAGGGAGAGGGGGATTGTAGAGTGAGGGTTGAGTTGGGGAGTGTGAAGGCCATTGACGATGTGGAGGTCAACGAGGGCGCAGAAGTAGACCAAAAGGGCACAGCTGGAggtgaaggagaagaagaagaggaggaagaggaagaggtcCCGGAAACAAGAATACGAACACTGAGTACGGTAACAGTGTGTATCGGGCTGAAGTAG
- a CDS encoding Lipoyl(octanoyl) transferase yields the protein MAQFLRHMHLPGIVSYSTAARLQETLVSRFLASKPPSNGPAPPPHIITAQFAPVYTCGRREIGTVSPKQQQYLRADDRAEFVEAMRGGQTTFHGPGQLVAYPIIDLRTHKLTPRDYVCLLEKSLIATCAKYGIKAMTTEHTGVWTSPDDKIAAIGVHMRRNITSHGIGLNVGTDLWWFDRIVACGLEGKRTTNFEREGIVGKSVEEVGTEYVKEIAGRLLGVDGVERAGEEEFAEHLKV from the coding sequence ATGGCACAGTTCCTCCGGCACATGCACCTGCCGGGAATTGTGTCCTACTCCACAGCCGCCCGCCTCCAGGAAACCCTCGTCTCGCGCTTCCTCGCCTCCAAACCGCCTTCCAACGGGCCTGCACCACCTCCCCACATCATAACCGCCCAGTTCGCTCCCGTCTACACGTGTGGGCGTCGAGAGATTGGCACAGTCTCTccgaagcagcagcagtaccTACGCGCCGACGACCGTGCTGAGTTTGTCGAGGCAATGCGCGGCGGGCAAACGACCTTCCACGGGCCCGGCCAGCTCGTCGCATACCCCATTATTGACTTACGCACCCACAAGCTCACGCCTCGAGATTATGTCTGTTTACTCGAGAAGAGTCTCATAGCAACTTGCGCCAAGTACGGGATCAAGGCCATGACGACCGAGCACACGGGCGTGTGGACGAGTCCGGATGATAAGATTGCGGCGATCGGGGTACATATGAGAAGGAACATTACGAGTCATGGAATTGGATTGAATGTTGGTACCGATTTGTGGTGGTTTGACAGGATCGTGGCATGTGGGTTGGAGGGGAAGAGGACCACTAACTTTGAGAGGGAGGGAATTGTGGGAAAGAGCGTGGAGGAGGTGGGGACCGAGTACGTTAAAGAGATTGCGGGACGACTGCTTGGAGTGGACGGAGTGGAGAGAGCAGGTGAAGAGGAATTCGCAGAGCATCTCAAGGTGTGA